A window from Sphingobacterium hotanense encodes these proteins:
- a CDS encoding GNAT family N-acetyltransferase produces MFIKLQTERLDIRPLDAFDAAFILKLLNTRGWLQFIGDKEIHDLVDALSYIKWISEKDGFFYHVVRTQEDYEPIGVVTLLYRDNQEHPDIGFAFLPEFFGKGYAFEAVSAYMNALCAKLPDLILQAIVMPANHRSVRLIEKLGFIFYERFLEAADELDIYRLKGQHR; encoded by the coding sequence ATGTTCATAAAGCTACAAACAGAAAGATTAGACATCCGTCCGTTGGACGCATTTGATGCAGCATTCATTCTTAAGTTGTTGAATACCCGGGGCTGGCTTCAGTTTATCGGGGACAAAGAGATTCATGACTTAGTGGATGCCCTAAGTTATATCAAATGGATTTCTGAAAAGGATGGGTTTTTCTATCATGTTGTGAGGACGCAGGAAGATTATGAGCCAATTGGTGTTGTTACTTTGCTATATAGGGATAACCAAGAACATCCAGACATAGGATTTGCATTTTTACCGGAGTTCTTTGGAAAAGGCTATGCCTTCGAAGCGGTGAGCGCCTATATGAATGCGTTGTGCGCTAAACTTCCGGATTTAATTCTGCAAGCGATTGTTATGCCTGCAAATCATCGCTCAGTTAGACTGATCGAAAAGCTTGGTTTTATATTCTATGAGCGCTTTCTAGAAGCTGCAGATGAATTAGATATCTATCGCCTGAAGGGGCAGCACAGATAA
- a CDS encoding TonB-dependent receptor — protein MKFNTITLGIIGTCFSIFSSHHLAAQEKKANLTGTAFETVNGQLRPLRQATLSIQNMGISLSTDGSGRFEFKDIPYGRLSLQGQYVGKVPLDTVFTLSGNQDIQLVFKDNSFRLEEVGVTAEASNKNLATSSVIGRSAIEHLQANSLADVMSLMPGARASNPDLTNAKEIQIRNFESNNRNPNSQAANEFNAFGTSIIVNGAPTSNNANLQVMNTVGSGGSASMSGGAAPSGGIDVRNIPIQNIESIEVIRGIPSVEYGDVASGAVIVNQKAGKQPLVIEARTNPNLYSITMNQGIQLAESKGAVNFGADYSYNVTKPEEAYVSYQRATFNTLYSNQFFNNKLSTNSSFAFNYGKNKRDLNPDDIRTLTESYGKEVGFTLNTNGTLNFNEKWLKNIRYTLNGSYQNKDSYLSEQKNNATAPYSMTYTDGAVLSNRPGVPVYDANGNEITNIPAGEENLYAVYLPSTYVGQYTIDGREFSGFAKAIASFYNKVGNTEHKWFLGADFKYDKNFGDGKQFVDSLPPVRPAQVPNATFRRRTFREIPALQQFGLFAQENFTAHMGDHKLNIEAGLRYDLFSEGKSALSPRVNATIDVIPRVLSLRGGYGLLAKGPSLMYLYPERAYFEYVNLNELTSTSIPEEERLFLTTTRVFNTENADLKIAKNKKAEVGFDLTIGKSLLRVTGFSEELIDGYSFSYTPNSFQPVDYVEYKRASANSPSLVGTSNPVLAKYTMPNNTGRFQKKGVEMELQLKRIDAIRTQFSVNGIYLWRKSFSSNYNYYDDESGLGAANRTHIGLYAPDMEVGYDRALNTSIRATHNIPSIGLVVTLTAEGIWQESDWTVYGNDSIPTSYISKYDGQVYDFDVTKKDDPEFKSIMRKVARPYAVMESLPTFFNFNINITKEIRDFMRVSFFANNMFRSYPSHRSDRVKTEYISRNASYPFFFGLNLGLTIK, from the coding sequence ATGAAATTTAATACCATTACGCTCGGAATTATCGGGACTTGCTTTAGTATTTTTTCTTCCCATCACCTAGCCGCTCAAGAGAAAAAAGCAAATCTTACAGGTACAGCCTTCGAAACTGTTAATGGGCAATTACGCCCTTTAAGACAGGCCACGCTAAGTATTCAAAATATGGGTATCAGTCTTTCGACGGACGGTTCTGGCCGATTCGAATTTAAGGATATTCCTTATGGGAGATTGAGCTTGCAAGGTCAGTATGTTGGGAAAGTACCACTAGACACTGTCTTTACGCTATCTGGTAATCAAGATATTCAGTTGGTTTTCAAGGACAATTCCTTTAGGTTGGAAGAGGTCGGGGTAACGGCAGAGGCTTCGAATAAAAATTTAGCGACAAGCTCTGTTATCGGGCGGTCAGCAATCGAACATTTACAAGCGAACAGCTTAGCCGATGTGATGAGCTTAATGCCTGGGGCAAGAGCTTCCAATCCGGATTTAACCAATGCTAAGGAAATTCAGATCCGTAATTTCGAAAGTAACAATCGGAATCCAAATTCACAGGCCGCCAATGAATTTAATGCGTTCGGAACTTCGATTATCGTGAATGGAGCGCCTACATCAAATAACGCGAATTTGCAGGTTATGAATACCGTTGGATCTGGAGGATCAGCGTCCATGTCGGGCGGAGCAGCCCCTTCAGGAGGGATTGACGTACGAAATATTCCGATTCAGAACATCGAATCTATTGAGGTAATCCGCGGAATTCCTTCCGTTGAGTACGGAGATGTGGCATCAGGAGCAGTCATTGTTAATCAAAAAGCTGGAAAGCAACCACTTGTTATCGAAGCAAGAACAAATCCTAATCTGTATTCCATAACCATGAACCAAGGGATACAGTTAGCAGAGTCTAAAGGTGCTGTGAATTTTGGTGCGGATTACAGCTATAATGTGACCAAGCCGGAGGAAGCCTATGTGTCCTATCAACGAGCAACTTTTAATACGTTGTACAGTAATCAATTCTTCAATAATAAGCTCTCGACGAACAGCTCATTCGCATTTAATTATGGAAAGAATAAGCGAGACCTTAACCCGGACGACATCCGTACGTTGACAGAATCATACGGCAAGGAAGTCGGTTTCACATTGAATACCAACGGGACGCTAAACTTTAATGAGAAATGGCTGAAGAATATCCGCTACACGCTAAACGGAAGTTATCAAAATAAAGATTCTTATTTATCTGAGCAGAAAAACAATGCCACCGCTCCATATTCCATGACTTATACGGACGGTGCAGTTTTATCGAACCGACCGGGTGTGCCGGTTTATGATGCGAATGGCAACGAGATTACCAATATTCCGGCTGGCGAGGAAAACTTATATGCAGTGTACCTACCTTCGACCTATGTTGGTCAGTACACCATTGATGGGCGTGAGTTTTCAGGATTTGCAAAAGCGATTGCTTCATTTTACAATAAAGTAGGGAACACTGAACATAAATGGTTTTTAGGAGCTGATTTTAAATACGATAAGAACTTTGGTGATGGCAAGCAATTTGTTGATTCATTGCCACCGGTACGGCCAGCTCAAGTGCCCAATGCCACTTTCCGCAGACGTACATTTCGCGAGATTCCGGCGCTACAGCAGTTCGGATTATTTGCGCAAGAGAATTTTACTGCCCATATGGGTGATCATAAGTTAAACATTGAAGCCGGCTTACGCTATGATTTATTCAGCGAAGGCAAGTCTGCATTGTCTCCACGTGTCAATGCGACTATCGATGTTATCCCGCGGGTACTGAGCCTGCGTGGAGGTTATGGTTTGTTAGCGAAAGGACCCAGCTTAATGTATTTGTATCCAGAGCGTGCGTATTTTGAATATGTCAATCTAAATGAATTGACAAGCACGAGCATTCCTGAAGAGGAACGTTTATTCTTAACAACTACACGTGTATTTAACACCGAGAATGCAGATCTTAAGATTGCGAAGAATAAGAAGGCAGAAGTCGGATTCGACCTGACTATTGGGAAATCCTTATTACGCGTTACGGGCTTCAGCGAGGAGCTGATCGACGGCTATAGTTTTAGCTATACGCCCAATTCATTTCAACCGGTAGACTACGTAGAATATAAACGTGCAAGCGCCAATTCTCCATCTTTGGTCGGTACTTCAAATCCGGTATTAGCAAAATATACGATGCCAAACAATACGGGTCGTTTTCAAAAGAAAGGGGTTGAGATGGAGTTACAACTGAAACGAATTGACGCAATCCGTACGCAATTTAGTGTCAACGGTATCTATTTATGGCGGAAATCATTTTCTTCAAACTACAATTATTATGATGATGAGAGCGGTCTTGGTGCCGCAAATAGAACGCATATTGGATTATATGCGCCAGATATGGAAGTCGGATACGACAGGGCATTGAATACTTCGATTCGTGCTACTCACAACATCCCTTCGATCGGATTAGTGGTTACTCTGACGGCCGAAGGAATTTGGCAAGAGTCGGATTGGACCGTTTATGGAAATGATTCCATTCCGACAAGTTACATCAGCAAGTATGATGGACAGGTTTATGACTTTGATGTAACTAAAAAAGATGACCCAGAATTCAAATCAATTATGCGTAAAGTGGCTAGACCATACGCAGTGATGGAAAGTCTTCCGACCTTCTTTAATTTCAATATCAATATTACCAAAGAGATCAGAGACTTTATGCGTGTATCATTCTTTGCGAACAATATGTTCAGATCTTATCCCAGCCATCGCTCGGATCGTGTTAAGACTGAATATATCAGTAGAAATGCTAGCTACCCATTCTTCTTTGGGTTGAATCTTGGACTTACGATTAAATAA
- a CDS encoding lipid II:glycine glycyltransferase FemX, which yields MVADLQEKEIKDIYRTSIIQQTAYWSKVKLLQGVETSAFNFKLDPEDLGISQYQSDTFFIGDLLIILQKLDAEHCIAYVPYGPEIEPAEDMQGYFLEQLSEALRTFLPPTCIMIRYDLSWQSLWAKDDDCYDLHGNWLGAPDKRLQEIRLNYSTEHWNLRKANTDILPSNTIFMDLKKDSETLLGNMKPKTRYNINLAARKGVKIKSLGLDSLDIWYELYRQTAQRNNFVLHDINYFRIVLTARANDTQSPADVYLLIAEVDEQPLAAMFLVMTGTRGTYLYGASATENRNYMATYALQWKAMQIAKEKGCTEYDFFGISPQADPAHPMYGLYRFKSGFGGQIYHRMGCWDYPLDKDKYAVYASMEFKNQSYHLS from the coding sequence ATGGTTGCAGATTTACAGGAAAAGGAAATCAAAGATATTTACAGGACGTCTATTATTCAACAAACCGCATATTGGTCGAAAGTCAAATTATTGCAGGGTGTAGAAACATCAGCATTCAACTTTAAACTTGACCCCGAAGACTTGGGCATTTCACAATATCAATCTGATACCTTCTTTATCGGCGACTTATTGATTATTTTACAGAAACTCGACGCTGAACATTGCATTGCCTACGTACCTTACGGCCCGGAAATTGAACCTGCTGAAGATATGCAGGGATACTTCTTAGAGCAATTGTCGGAAGCTTTACGAACCTTCCTACCTCCTACCTGTATCATGATCCGGTATGATCTTTCATGGCAATCCTTATGGGCAAAGGATGATGACTGCTATGACCTTCATGGCAACTGGTTAGGAGCGCCAGATAAGCGATTGCAAGAAATCCGATTAAACTATAGTACGGAGCATTGGAATCTACGAAAGGCCAATACGGATATCTTACCTTCCAATACGATATTTATGGATCTGAAAAAAGATTCAGAAACGCTTTTAGGGAACATGAAACCGAAAACGCGCTATAATATTAATCTTGCTGCACGAAAGGGCGTAAAGATCAAATCGCTCGGTTTAGATAGTTTGGATATATGGTATGAGCTCTATAGACAGACGGCGCAACGCAATAACTTCGTATTGCACGACATCAATTATTTCCGTATTGTGCTAACGGCAAGGGCCAATGATACGCAATCGCCTGCAGATGTATACCTATTGATTGCTGAAGTTGATGAGCAACCCTTAGCAGCGATGTTTCTCGTGATGACCGGAACTAGAGGGACTTACTTGTATGGTGCCTCGGCGACCGAAAACCGCAATTACATGGCAACTTACGCCCTGCAATGGAAAGCCATGCAGATTGCGAAGGAAAAAGGCTGTACAGAATATGATTTCTTTGGGATCTCACCTCAAGCAGACCCCGCACACCCTATGTATGGATTATATCGCTTCAAGTCCGGATTTGGTGGACAGATATACCATAGAATGGGCTGCTGGGATTATCCGTTGGATAAAGATAAGTATGCCGTTTATGCGTCCATGGAGTTTAAGAACCAAAGCTATCATTTAAGCTAA
- a CDS encoding YwbE family protein: MSEGNTRANIKPGMIVNIILKKDQRTGNLTEGEVKDILTSAPYHSRGIKVRLTDGSVGRVAEIIEDDF, encoded by the coding sequence ATGAGCGAAGGAAATACGAGAGCGAATATCAAACCGGGAATGATCGTGAATATCATCCTAAAGAAGGATCAACGCACAGGTAATTTGACCGAAGGCGAAGTTAAAGACATTCTTACATCTGCCCCTTACCATAGCCGTGGAATCAAAGTGCGCTTGACCGATGGGTCCGTCGGACGCGTCGCTGAAATTATCGAAGACGACTTTTAG